From Micromonospora carbonacea:
CGATGCCGATCGGGGTGTTGTCGTGCCGGAACCGCCACAGGCACCACAGGAAGAACGCGCTGTAGCAGAACGCGCCCACCCAGCCCTGGCCGGTCAGCAGGTTCCACACCTGCCCGTTGCTGCCCAGCTCCCGGTTGCCGCACTGCTTGCACTCGGCCGACTTGCCGATCGCGATCGACCGGTTGCTGCCGATCAGGGCGCGGTTGCCCCCGTAGCCGAGCACCGGGGAATGGTTGGCCGCCTCGACCGCGCCGCTGGACAGGGTGGCCCGGATGTCGTCGCTGTGGCCGTTGGCCATCCGTTCGTTGAGCAGGTCGCCCAGCGGCGACGCCAGCACCGCCACGCCCATCAGCCCGCTCGCCAGCGCCAGCCCGACCAGCACCACGACCCGGCCGCGCAGCGCCAGCCGCACCGCGACGTACACCGCGCCGACCACCAGACCGATCCACAGCCCCCGGTTGAGCGAGTAGACGATCGGGAAGACGGCGGCGACCACGACCAGGTAGCCGGTGAGCCGGCGCGGCCCCCGGCCGAGGACCACCCAGCCGACGATGAACCAGATCAGCAGGATCGCCATGTTCTCGCCCCAGGTGTTGGTGTATTCGAAGGGGGCGGCCGGGCGGGGCGAACTGGCTTCCCCGGCGAGCACCTCCTGCACCTGGGCGACCTCGACGTGCATCAGCCGGTTGACGAACGGTTCCTTGGCGATGGCGGCGGGCAGGATGTAGTTGAGCGGCGCGACGAACTTGAGCTGCGGGAACAGTGCGCCGACGTACCCGCCGATCACGGTGACCACGGCCATGAAGCCGAACAGCTTGACCAGCCGGCCCCGGGGCAGCTCCCGCTCGCTGAGGTTGAGGACGTAGAGCATCGTCACCGTCAGGGCGGTGTAGTTCATCACCCGGATGCCCCAGCCGATGTACCGGCCGGAGCCGCTCGGGGGGAGCGTGTTGGGCGCGGTGATGCCGAGCATCAGCCCCGAGAGGACCACCCAGGCCAGC
This genomic window contains:
- a CDS encoding O-antigen ligase family protein, with amino-acid sequence MTMAAPLRPAPGPQPASAGRHPAGPSQHPAQHPPEAPTRRWSLRLPVAWPVTALFVLYPAWWALGLPSFIFAILAIPMAFQLYRRGNVKVPPGFGIWLILLAWVVLSGLMLGITAPNTLPPSGSGRYIGWGIRVMNYTALTVTMLYVLNLSERELPRGRLVKLFGFMAVVTVIGGYVGALFPQLKFVAPLNYILPAAIAKEPFVNRLMHVEVAQVQEVLAGEASSPRPAAPFEYTNTWGENMAILLIWFIVGWVVLGRGPRRLTGYLVVVAAVFPIVYSLNRGLWIGLVVGAVYVAVRLALRGRVVVLVGLALASGLMGVAVLASPLGDLLNERMANGHSDDIRATLSSGAVEAANHSPVLGYGGNRALIGSNRSIAIGKSAECKQCGNRELGSNGQVWNLLTGQGWVGAFCYSAFFLWCLWRFRHDNTPIGIAGSLVLILMLFFQFLYGSLNTTLAYGLISVALLARNDLHLREARREARLAAVEAASAPAAPGARPERRFH